Proteins encoded together in one Vanessa cardui chromosome 19, ilVanCard2.1, whole genome shotgun sequence window:
- the LOC124537741 gene encoding ATP-dependent DNA helicase pif1-like produces the protein MYNEALIAIEDLCIVIANLPLSNFGMNSPNRTASDLMNTEMNRELQYSTVEMAAIVARNVPLMNEEERTIYDRIMLAVSAGQGGFFFLDAPDGTGKTFVISLILAEIRSNNGIALAVASSGIAATLLDGGRTAHSVFKLPLNIQSNPDAVCNIKKQSSMTTVLKRCKIIIWDECTMAHKHSLEALNRTLKDIKNSDKLFGGTLLVLSGDFRQTLPVIPRSTYADEINACLKSSPLWRNHR, from the coding sequence ATGTACAATGAAGCATTGATTGCTATTGAGGATCTTTGCATTGTCATTGCCAACTTACCACTTAGTAATTTCGGTATGAATTCGCCAAATCGAACTGCATCTGATTTAATGAATACTGAAATGAATCGTGAACTGCAGTACAGTACTGTAGAAATGGCAGCGATTGTTGCCCGCAATGTCCCACTAATGAATGAGGAAGAAAGAACCATTTATGATCGCATTATGCTCGCAGTTTCAGCTGGACAAGGTGGGTTCTTCTTTTTGGATGCACCGGATGGAACTGGCAAAACATTCGTTATTTCGCTAATTCTTGCTGAAATACGATCAAATAATGGCATCGCATTGGCCGTTGCATCATCGGGCATTGCAGCAACTTTATTGGATGGAGGTAGAACAGCTCATTCAGTATTTAAGCTGCCACTAAATATTCAGAGTAACCCTGACGCAGTATGCAACATTAAGAAACAATCGTCCATGACCACTGTGCTGAAACggtgtaaaattattatttgggaTGAATGTACTATGGCACACAAACATTCACTTGAGGCGTTGAACAGGACATTGaaagatattaaaaacagtGACAAACTATTTGGCGGAACTCTGTTGGTCCTTTCAGGTGATTTCAGACAAACACTTCCAGTCATTCCACGTTCAACATACGCTGATGAGATCAACGCTTGCTTAAAATCATCTCCATTGTGGCGTAATCACAGATAA
- the LOC124537897 gene encoding uncharacterized protein LOC124537897, which yields MPNEPHKFLQIYFMGGEDSGNALANRVNARCDYNNLDSLYARRIVSELDALLNEHNELLKIFKSHMHQLQSDNHAIVNYPDKTPTGEHIRRFNAPVVDDVTGIMVGDCTAAREIVIRRRNNNLQFIADTHHSYDALQYPLIFWKGQDGYCINIKQRDPVSGAETNKNVSSKDYYAYRLMIRRGLDNVILRCRELCQQFMVDMYAKIESERLRYLRYNQQKLRAEEYIHLRDAINNNADFAKIGNHVILPSSYVGSPRHMQEYIQDALTFVREYGRPCLFITFTCNPKWPEITSLLLPGQNAIHRHDITARVFRQKLKSLISFITKSHVFGPTRCWMYSIEWQKRGLPHAHILV from the exons ATGCCAAACGAACCACataaatttttacaaatctACTTTATGGGCGGCGAGGATTCCGGAAACGCACTTGCCAATCGCGTGAATGCACGTTGTGATTATAATAACCTTGATTCACTTTATGCCAGGCGCATCGTCAGTGAGCTAGATGCTCTTTTGAACGAGCACAACGAGTtgttgaaaatattcaaatcacATATGCACCAATTACAAAGCGATAATCACGCTATCGTCAATTATCCTGATAAAACACCAACTGGAGAGCATATTCGTAGATTCAATGCACCCGTTGTTGATGATGTTACTGGAATCATGGTTGGCGATTGCACAGCTGCACGAGAAATTGTGATTCGTAGAAGAAATAATAATCTTCAGTTCATTGCTGACACACATCATTCATATGACGCTCTCCAATATCCGCTAATATTTTGGAAGGGACAAGACGGATATTGCATAAACATAAAACAACGAGATCCCGTATCAG GAGCTGAAACAAACAAGAACGTAAGCTCAAAGGATTATTATGCGTACCGATTAATGATTAGACGTGGCCTGGACAACGTCATTTTACGATGTCGTGAGCTTTGTCAACAATTCATGGTCGACATGTACGCGAAGATTGAGAGCGAACGACTACGATACTTACGATATAATCAACAAAAGCTGCGCGCGGAAGAGTACATTCATTTGCGAGACGCTATCAACAACAACGCCGACTTCGCCAAAATTGGTAACCATGTCATTTTACCATCATCGTACGTAGGCAGTCCACGTCATATGCAAGAATATATACAGGATGCTCTGACTTTCGTGCGCGAATATGGACGACCATGTTTATTTATCACGTTCACATGTAATCCAAAATGGCCAGAGATTACATCTTTGCTACTGCCTGGCCAAAATGCAATACATCGCcatgacattacagcacgtgtgTTCAGACAAAAGTTGAAGTCTTTAATAAGTTTCATTACTAAATCACATGTATTCGGTCCCACACGTTGCTGGATGTATTCGATTGAGTGGCAAAAGCGAGGATTACCTCATGCACACATTTTGGTTTGA